A region from the Pararge aegeria chromosome Z, ilParAegt1.1, whole genome shotgun sequence genome encodes:
- the LOC120636398 gene encoding uncharacterized protein LOC120636398, translating to MERFIEAVRQYPCIWNINDKDYRHGDKKETAWNEIVGLNIPEIKDTKTAKSEWKKFRDNHRDSLKRQKSGKTGQAASSVNTWKYAQIMEFLIPYMKNRERSTNLTNSQPTQNTNTEQSTQDSGNEPSGHHTTQVSSYEEQSTTSIVADNASEEVESTPQTQPTRKRKNDDIIDIIREIENNHIRRQEDRDIRRKETKHPIETFFQSMGQTTKSTYANVSAKYNQKKGFRNCM from the exons ATGGAGCGCTTTATCGAAGCCGTGCGACAGTACCCGTGTATATGGAACATAAACGACAAGGATTATCGCCATGGGGACAAAAAAGAAACAGCTTGGAACGAAATTGTGGGTTTAAATATACCTGAAATAAAAGACA CTAAAACAGCGAAATCCGAGTGGAAAAAATTTAGAGACAATCACCGAGATAGCCTCAAAAGACAAAAGAGCGGCAAAACAGGCCAGGCTGCTTCTTCTGTGAATACTTGGAAATATGCACAAATTATGGAATTTTTGATTCCTTATATGAAAAATCGAGAAAGATCTACTAATTTAACAAACTCACAGCCTACTCAGAATACCAACACTGAACAATCCACACAAGACTCCGGCAATGAACCATCCGGCCATCACACTACACAAGTTTCTTCGTATGAAGAACAATCGACTACGTCGATTGTAGCAGATAATGCATCAGAAGAAGTAGAAAGTACACCACAAACTCAACCAACACGAAAGAGAAAGAACGATGacattattgatattattagaGAAATAGAAAACAATCATATAAGACGTCAAGAAGATAGAGATATTAGAAGAAAAGAGACAAAGCATCCGATCGAAACATTTTTCCAAAGTATGGGACAAACAACAAAATCAACGTATGCCAACGTATCTgcaaaatataatcaaaaaaaaggttttagaaATTGTATGTGA
- the LOC120636108 gene encoding uncharacterized protein LOC120636108 gives MAVVWSNENILTLIEMYQNSQLLWDTSHRDYKNKIKKNDAWESIATTLDIPRKDVEGKMHNLRSQFLRERKKIASSKSTGSGSGDVHKSTWFAYDSLLFLVKGSTSSGSMDTMNTQSSESSVALEEIPVASQVLTQPPEASTSPPLPTQPIPVPLPNTQNKRKKDDLSEVYEIMKSAKARMDQPKDEFQVYADYVASELRNIKNEHAVLQAKYFINNILLEARMGKYNYAEYQTGSNSSHTQSYGYRSAPQQSSYSTNSVNDDIVTANASHVNNDNEAPTAPTFTELRQIENIEELVSHFESETQNKE, from the exons ATGGCAGTAGTGTGGTCCAACGAGAATATATTGACCCTGATCGAGATGTATCAAAATTCGCAATTATTGTGGGACACTTCACATCgtgattataaaaacaaaattaaaaaaaatgatgcatGGGAATCTATCGCGACTACATTAGATATACCTAGAAAAGACGTCGAGGGAAAAATGCATAACTTAAGGTCTCAGTTTCTCagggagagaaaaaaaattgcaagctCAAAATCCACTGGAAGTGGAAGTGGGGATGTTCACAAAAGTACCTGGTTTGCGTATGATTCGCTGCTTTTCCTAGTAAAAGGGTCGACAAGTTCAGGCAGTATGGACACTATGAATACTCAG tCATCCGAAAGTTCGGTGGCACTCGAAGAAATACCAGTGGCATCGCAAGTATTAACGCAACCACCAGAGGCATCAACGTCGCCGCCATTACCAACTCAACCAATACCGGTGCCGCTTCCAAATActcaaaataaaaggaaaaaagatgATCTGAGTGAGGTATATGAAATAATGAAGAGCGCAAAAGCCAGGATGGATCAACCAAAAGACGAATTTCAAGTTTACGCCGACTATGTAGCTTCTGagttaagaaatataaagaatgaacATGCTGTGCTACAGGCGaagtactttattaataatatcttattagAGGCTAGGATGGGAAAATACAACTATGCAGAATACCAAACGGGAAGTAATTCAAGCCATACTCAAAGTTATGGATACCGTTCTGCTCCTCAACAGTCATCCTATTCGACAAATTCTGTTAATGATGATATAGTAACTGCTAATGCTTCTCatgttaataatgataatgaagcaCCAACTGCACCAACTTTCACAGAATTACGACAAATTGAGAATATTGAAGAACTAGTTTCCCACTTTGAATCAGAAACGCAGaacaaagaataa
- the LOC120636104 gene encoding protein ANTAGONIST OF LIKE HETEROCHROMATIN PROTEIN 1-like encodes MTRSHWPVVISMSPEEVVLFSAAYIIIRKTLAKRKKKRWWVREYLLQRESSSLITSLRMRDGSFENFTRMSRTDFEILLNMVGPAVVKQDTKFRKSIDPHIRLAITLRYLATGDSYGSLSYTFRVSKSVICHTIPEVCKELIKALNSFVKTPTDVNEWKEKSRNFEILWNFPHCIGAIDGKHVLLEAPPNSGSDYYNYKENFSLVLLAIVDAEYNFVYVNCGAKGKSSDSGVFQETTFYKALNEEQLNLPDPEPLVQGGPKIPYVLVGDSAFALSENMMRPYPGIHEKGSLKRIFNYRLSRARRIVENVFGIMSVVFRVFRKAIPLRPVNAELVVMACVYLHNFLRRNTTSTARYTPNTTFDLEDAGHNVVEGSWRRELTNNNMRNLSRQGRPPPQSAQTIRNLFAEYFCSAQGSVPWQTIQS; translated from the exons ATGACTCGTTCACATTGGCCAGTCGTGATCAGTATGTCGCCCGAGGAAGTAGTGTTGTTCAGTGCAGCTTACATAATTATTCGGAAGACATTagcaaaacgtaaaaaaaagagGTGGTGGGTCCGGGAATATTTGCTCCAAAGGGAAAGTTCAAGTTTAATAACCAGTCTTCGAATGCGCGATGGATCTTTCGAAAATTTTACTAGAATGTCTAGAACCGATTTTGAgatacttttaaatatggttGGGCCGGCCGTAGTCAAGCAAGATACAAAGTTTCGGAAATCTATCGACCCTCACATCAGACTCGCTATAACATTGAGATACTTGGCAACTGGCGATAGTTATGGTTCATTGTCCTATACTTTTAGAGTGTCAAAATCAGTAATTTGTCATACTATACCAGAAGTTTGCAAAGAATTGATAAAGGCATTAAATTCTTTtgttaaa ACGCCAACCGATGTAAATGAATGGAAAGAGAAATCtcgtaattttgaaatattatggaATTTTCCTCACTGCATCGGAGCGATAGATGGAAAGCATGTGTTACTAGAAGCGCCACCCAATTCTGGCagtgattattataattacaaagagAATTTTAGCTTAGTTCTCTTAGCAATTGTGGATGCTGAGTATaactttgtatatgttaattgtGGTGCAAAAGGGAAGTCGTCTGACAGTGGAGTATTCCAGGAGACTACATTTTATAAAGCACTTAATGAAGAGCAACTGAATTTACCAGATCCTGAGCCACTGGTCCAAGGTGGTCCGAAAATACCATACGTTCTAGTGGGAGATAGTGCATTTGCACTTTCTGAAAACATGATGAGGCCCTACCCCGGCATTCATGAAAAGGGAAGCTTAAAGCGGATTTTCAACTACAGGCTGTCAAGAGCAAGAAGAattgttgaaaatgtttttggcATTATGTCTGTAGTGTTTCGCGTATTTCGTAAAGCTATCCCATTACGTCCAGTAAATGCTGAATTAGTTGTAATGGCTTGcgtgtacctacataatttccTGAGACGTAATACAACTTCAACCGCGAGGTATACACCAAATACCACATTTGATTTAGAAGACGCTGGTCATAATGTTGTGGAAGGTTCGTGGCGAAGGGAgttgacaaataataatatgaggaACTTAAGTAGGCAAGGCAGACCTCCTCCTCAATCCGCTCAGACAATAAGAAACCTCTTTGCTGAATATTTCTGCAGTGCTCAAGGAAGTGTCCCATGGCAAACTATTCAATCATAG